The following coding sequences are from one Treponema bryantii window:
- a CDS encoding ABC transporter ATP-binding protein has translation MIKVEKLRKVYKRDAHEVIALNEVSLNINDGDFIALKGPSGSGKSTLLNILGLLDIPDSGKYFLNNINVGVLDAKGRSEFRKRYLGFVFQNYNLIPELNVYENVEIPLLIQGEKKQNIKEKIEFAIENVGLKDYLYHKPGELSGGQQQRVSIARALVRKPPVIIADEPTANLDTENSKQIISLMREMNEKLGTTFVFATHDELILEYMKQIAFLRDGNIEKIEVK, from the coding sequence ATGATAAAAGTAGAAAAATTAAGAAAGGTATATAAAAGGGATGCTCATGAGGTTATAGCTTTAAATGAGGTATCTTTAAATATTAATGATGGTGATTTTATTGCATTAAAGGGGCCGTCTGGAAGTGGAAAATCTACTTTATTAAATATTCTTGGATTATTGGATATCCCAGATTCTGGAAAGTATTTTCTTAATAATATAAATGTTGGAGTTTTAGATGCAAAAGGAAGATCAGAATTTAGGAAAAGATATTTAGGGTTTGTCTTTCAGAATTATAATCTTATTCCAGAATTAAATGTATATGAGAACGTTGAGATTCCTCTTCTTATTCAAGGGGAAAAGAAACAGAATATTAAAGAGAAAATTGAATTTGCAATTGAAAATGTTGGACTTAAAGATTACTTATATCATAAGCCGGGAGAGTTATCTGGCGGACAGCAACAAAGAGTATCTATAGCCAGAGCCCTTGTAAGAAAGCCTCCTGTAATAATTGCTGATGAACCTACTGCCAATCTGGATACTGAAAACTCAAAACAGATTATTTCGCTCATGAGAGAAATGAATGAGAAGTTAGGTACTACATTTGTTTTTGCCACTCACGATGAATTGATTTTGGAATATATGAAACAAATTGCTTTTTTACGTGATGGAAATATCGAGAAGATAGAGGTAAAATAA
- a CDS encoding outer membrane lipoprotein-sorting protein, whose amino-acid sequence MKKKSFVLIVVSLVLCFFANAEIPDNLLEKSDLAYVPSTSKFHLLIESYEKNIKKQYYDLDAYVKGNGKYLVIYNNPAIMKGQGQLRLDKTIYMYVRKTDRLQQVSARTNFYQTVLSQEDVMSSMLSYLYNTQTVEETELDGKNVYKLTLLAKEKRCTYSKIITYIDVETLLPVKRLFYSYSDQLIKESIIEEVNKENGKMKYVRFRVVNSSNTSNYSIVEMKDFDDEYEITDEMFSVGYLKAHVK is encoded by the coding sequence ATGAAAAAAAAATCATTCGTTTTAATTGTTGTATCGCTGGTTCTATGTTTTTTTGCTAATGCAGAAATCCCTGATAATCTATTAGAGAAATCTGATTTAGCTTATGTTCCAAGTACTTCAAAATTTCATTTACTAATTGAAAGTTATGAGAAGAATATTAAAAAACAGTACTACGATTTGGATGCATATGTAAAAGGAAATGGTAAGTATCTGGTTATATATAATAATCCGGCTATTATGAAAGGACAGGGACAATTACGCTTAGATAAAACAATTTATATGTATGTTAGAAAGACAGATAGATTACAACAGGTTTCTGCAAGAACAAATTTTTATCAAACTGTTTTATCGCAGGAAGATGTAATGAGTTCAATGTTATCGTATTTATATAATACTCAGACTGTCGAAGAAACAGAATTAGATGGTAAAAATGTATATAAGCTTACTTTATTGGCAAAAGAGAAAAGATGTACTTATAGCAAAATTATTACATATATTGATGTTGAAACATTATTACCTGTTAAAAGATTATTCTATTCATATTCTGATCAGTTAATTAAGGAATCAATAATAGAAGAGGTAAATAAGGAAAATGGGAAAATGAAATATGTTCGATTTAGGGTGGTAAACTCATCGAACACAAGTAATTATTCAATTGTTGAGATGAAAGATTTTGATGATGAATATGAAATTACAGATGAAATGTTTTCAGTTGGATATTTAAAGGCACATGTTAAGTAG
- a CDS encoding FtsX-like permease family protein: protein MLFEISTSVRNIRVRRKDMLKKVWFIFPSIIIFLLSIGLIIGAGNQMLECLNNYQGDIYINSKYTEGDISEVVIDSNNNLSSRSEIYKECTLPVILSSLESYSNALCKGIEKSYFPKFEKTIGWVEKPAEILSRGSCLIDVKTASILKTKVGDYITIQYTADDGFMNTLRVVISGIYIGNPYLYDNVIFIPYEDSCEIVLNEIATDIKIYFESTISDVELHDIAHDFEKKYVKTTNISTRTDFENDNSYLMFSYYRIFLIVVMIFIIMIIAVILFLSIKHMYFMEFRKRRSELSTYLAFGMQPKEILLIVFFETCFFYILSIVLAIIFFNVFKYLLSFVHIKSIAHLDFVSLLGGNTIIINCPVHLMICVICITFFFVLLSSLQGANKYLKMHIKDIISSE from the coding sequence ATGCTGTTTGAAATTTCTACATCAGTAAGAAATATTCGTGTTAGACGAAAAGATATGTTAAAAAAAGTATGGTTTATATTTCCTTCCATCATAATCTTTCTTCTTTCTATTGGCCTTATTATAGGGGCTGGAAACCAAATGTTAGAATGTTTAAATAATTATCAGGGCGATATATATATAAATTCTAAATATACAGAAGGAGATATATCTGAGGTTGTTATTGATTCTAATAACAATTTATCAAGCAGATCTGAAATATATAAAGAATGTACATTGCCAGTAATTCTTTCCAGTCTAGAATCTTATAGTAATGCCCTTTGTAAAGGAATTGAAAAATCTTATTTCCCGAAATTTGAAAAAACTATTGGTTGGGTGGAAAAGCCGGCAGAAATTCTTTCAAGAGGAAGTTGTTTAATTGATGTAAAAACTGCATCGATTTTAAAAACTAAAGTTGGTGACTATATAACAATTCAATATACAGCTGATGATGGCTTTATGAATACATTAAGAGTTGTAATTTCAGGTATATATATTGGGAATCCATATTTGTATGACAATGTAATTTTTATTCCATATGAAGATTCCTGTGAAATAGTTTTAAATGAAATTGCAACAGATATAAAAATTTATTTTGAAAGTACTATTAGTGATGTTGAATTACATGATATTGCACATGACTTTGAAAAAAAATATGTGAAGACGACAAATATTTCTACAAGAACAGATTTTGAAAATGATAATAGTTATTTGATGTTTTCATATTATAGAATCTTTTTAATAGTAGTAATGATTTTTATAATCATGATTATTGCTGTTATTTTATTCCTTTCTATAAAGCATATGTATTTTATGGAATTCCGTAAGCGGCGTAGTGAATTATCAACCTATCTGGCATTTGGAATGCAGCCAAAAGAAATATTGTTAATTGTTTTCTTTGAAACATGTTTTTTTTATATTCTTTCAATTGTTTTAGCAATTATTTTTTTCAATGTCTTTAAATATCTATTATCGTTTGTACATATTAAAAGTATTGCTCATCTGGATTTCGTATCCTTGTTAGGTGGAAATACAATTATTATTAATTGTCCTGTCCACTTAATGATTTGTGTGATTTGTATAACATTCTTTTTTGTACTCTTATCATCATTACAGGGTGCAAATAAATATTTAAAAATGCATATAAAAGATATTATTTCATCTGAATAG
- a CDS encoding ABC transporter permease, whose product MFKNVLKGFWRIRNRHKSFSLILIICYVVIVFLISLLQQMKTNVQSFWVDSLVGGNIVSVYDDEFVDFYSPPSFEKYFNYSDFLSKQNKNRDFTPRIRLQALIENKQSLPTILCGIEAEEFSFGNHIEIEEGREFNPDANEILLTYSTASTIGVELGDDVYITLMTKDGYPSYEVMKLVGYISFGNVGALFGDNISYVPLESLRKICCCDDDEVNEVLTDVDSSLFIKGDYTFIKGKKMFSISRLVTSAILILEILILFSLGVFLFINIISNAKLILKEKNKEIVVYLTFGASPLSIGIKIFSELIIYFLYNCLIGVILSYLIIKGFNALGFYSIDVSTEMLMSSSQFIVKTDFYLFLSIILVFLALLVFGAAKTVVINIRNISLKNIDKE is encoded by the coding sequence ATGTTTAAAAATGTTTTAAAAGGATTCTGGAGAATCAGAAACCGCCATAAGAGTTTTTCGCTTATTCTTATTATTTGTTATGTAGTAATAGTTTTTCTTATTTCCTTACTGCAACAGATGAAGACAAACGTACAAAGTTTTTGGGTTGATTCATTGGTTGGAGGAAATATAGTTTCTGTCTATGATGATGAGTTTGTAGATTTTTATTCCCCACCTTCTTTTGAAAAGTATTTTAATTATTCAGACTTCTTAAGCAAACAAAATAAAAATAGAGATTTTACTCCAAGAATTAGACTCCAGGCATTGATAGAGAATAAACAGAGCCTTCCAACAATTTTATGTGGAATAGAAGCAGAAGAATTTTCTTTTGGAAATCATATTGAAATTGAAGAGGGAAGAGAGTTTAATCCTGATGCTAATGAAATACTTCTGACTTATTCAACAGCTTCTACGATTGGAGTTGAATTAGGTGACGATGTATATATAACTCTAATGACAAAAGATGGATATCCTTCGTATGAAGTAATGAAACTTGTTGGGTATATATCATTTGGTAATGTAGGAGCTCTTTTTGGAGATAATATTTCTTATGTTCCTTTAGAATCATTAAGAAAAATATGTTGCTGTGATGATGACGAAGTAAATGAAGTTCTTACAGATGTAGATAGTTCTTTGTTCATTAAAGGTGATTACACTTTTATAAAAGGCAAAAAGATGTTTTCTATAAGTCGCCTGGTTACATCAGCGATTTTAATTCTTGAAATTCTTATTTTATTTAGTCTCGGAGTATTCTTATTTATTAATATTATTTCAAATGCAAAATTAATTTTGAAAGAAAAGAATAAAGAAATTGTTGTATATCTGACCTTTGGTGCCTCTCCTCTTTCTATTGGAATAAAAATCTTTTCTGAGCTGATTATATATTTTCTTTATAACTGCCTTATTGGAGTAATACTAAGCTATTTGATTATTAAAGGTTTTAATGCTCTTGGATTTTATAGCATTGATGTCTCAACAGAAATGTTAATGTCATCATCCCAGTTTATTGTAAAAACAGATTTTTACCTGTTTTTAAGCATCATTCTAGTTTTTTTAGCATTGCTGGTATTTGGTGCTGCGAAAACTGTAGTTATAAATATTAGGAATATATCGTTAAAAAATATTGATAAGGAATAA
- a CDS encoding HAD-IA family hydrolase, with protein sequence MKFSHLLFDMDNTLYPASSDMDKGITRRMLECVADFFHCDMDKAIALRAERIVHYSTTLEWLRAEGMSDIEGFLAHVHPDNEADELLPQPKLRDFLISLNMPMSILTNAPHEHADRILGKLGVADLFEAVTDIRDANFNGKPYPDAFMAALKKAGASLEDTLFLDDMQKYTDGWVALGGTAILIGDKNGKPLKADARSMIEARKANTSGKEGQTIRMNSIYELPDFLAENK encoded by the coding sequence ATGAAATTCTCTCATCTGCTTTTTGATATGGACAATACACTTTATCCTGCAAGTTCTGATATGGATAAGGGGATTACACGCCGAATGCTCGAATGTGTAGCTGATTTTTTTCATTGTGATATGGACAAGGCAATTGCTTTACGCGCAGAAAGAATTGTCCATTACTCTACAACCCTTGAATGGCTCCGGGCAGAAGGTATGTCTGATATAGAAGGATTTCTTGCACATGTTCATCCTGACAATGAAGCTGATGAACTTTTACCACAGCCAAAACTGCGGGACTTTCTTATTTCCCTAAATATGCCGATGTCTATTCTTACAAATGCGCCTCATGAACATGCAGACCGCATACTTGGTAAACTTGGAGTTGCAGATCTTTTTGAAGCAGTAACTGATATTCGTGATGCAAACTTTAACGGAAAACCTTATCCAGATGCATTTATGGCAGCTTTGAAAAAAGCTGGAGCATCTCTTGAAGATACCTTATTCCTGGATGATATGCAGAAATATACTGACGGCTGGGTTGCACTTGGCGGAACAGCAATTCTGATTGGCGACAAAAATGGTAAGCCGCTTAAAGCAGATGCCCGTTCAATGATTGAAGCCCGCAAAGCAAACACAAGTGGAAAAGAAGGACAGACTATCAGAATGAATTCCATTTATGAACTTCCAGATTTTCTTGCTGAAAACAAATAA
- a CDS encoding 1-phosphofructokinase family hexose kinase, protein MKILCICLSSTLQRTISFKELKLTEVNRSQNYRLDASGKAVNSARVLNQLEKGTATVVCPLGEKNLSAFTDAAATDELELCYVTIPGNTRECWTLLDRTADTTTELVVGEPVLDNEDDLKAVSAAEIKMLKFINDALPQVDAVLLAGSRPKIWSDDLYATICGMTHDAGKIFLADYIGDDMKRTLASSVPDIIKINEEEFRATFPEMADKNLEQAITEKSRELNNIIVITRGKDSTLAADCGHFFECPTEKVTPLNTTACGDSFNAGFLYEYIKTHDINAALKKGTWCAARNAENEAPGTLGNTAD, encoded by the coding sequence ATGAAGATTTTATGTATTTGTTTAAGTTCAACCCTTCAGCGTACAATTTCCTTTAAGGAACTGAAGCTTACTGAAGTGAACCGCTCACAGAATTATCGTCTGGATGCTTCTGGAAAGGCAGTAAACTCGGCTCGAGTTTTGAACCAGCTTGAAAAAGGAACTGCAACGGTTGTTTGTCCTCTCGGAGAAAAGAATCTTTCCGCATTTACTGATGCTGCTGCAACTGATGAACTGGAACTATGCTATGTAACAATTCCCGGTAATACCCGTGAATGCTGGACATTACTTGACCGCACAGCAGATACAACTACAGAACTTGTTGTCGGAGAGCCAGTTTTAGATAACGAAGATGATTTGAAAGCTGTTTCTGCTGCTGAAATCAAAATGCTTAAGTTTATCAATGATGCACTGCCACAGGTTGATGCAGTCCTTCTTGCAGGAAGCCGTCCAAAAATCTGGAGTGATGATTTATATGCTACAATCTGCGGAATGACACATGATGCCGGTAAGATTTTCTTAGCCGATTATATTGGCGATGATATGAAGCGAACACTTGCTTCATCAGTTCCAGACATCATCAAAATCAATGAAGAAGAATTCCGTGCCACATTCCCTGAAATGGCAGACAAAAATCTAGAACAGGCAATTACAGAAAAAAGCCGTGAACTCAATAACATCATCGTAATTACCAGAGGCAAAGATTCTACACTGGCCGCAGATTGCGGTCACTTCTTTGAGTGCCCGACAGAAAAAGTTACTCCACTCAATACAACAGCCTGTGGTGACAGCTTTAATGCAGGTTTTCTTTACGAATATATAAAAACACATGATATTAACGCAGCCCTTAAAAAAGGTACCTGGTGTGCTGCCAGAAATGCTGAAAATGAGGCCCCTGGTACACTAGGTAATACTGCCGATTGA
- a CDS encoding glycoside hydrolase family 43 protein, translated as MSIEKKPLVNDLYTADPSAHVFNGKIYIYPSHDEDIDVENNDNGDQYDMKDYHVYEMKDTETYPRDCGCVFTLKDVKWASKQLWAPDCAEKDGKYFFYFPARDKNGMFRVGVAVGDKPEGPFTPEDDYIQGTYSIDPCCFQDTDNKYYLTMGGLWGGQLDQYRNNKWSADNKEPQGKEPACTPKIALLKDNMTELAEELRDLVIVDENGDPLTGGDDVRRYFEDPWLFKKGDTYYFTYSTGTSHLLCYATSKNVYGPYTYGGCILSPVLGWTTHHSIIEYNGKWYLFYHDCERSKGVNQKRNVKFRELTFKPDGKIQTMDGFDR; from the coding sequence ATGAGTATCGAAAAAAAGCCGCTTGTAAATGACCTTTACACAGCTGACCCTTCAGCACATGTTTTCAATGGTAAGATTTATATTTACCCATCTCATGATGAAGACATCGACGTAGAAAACAATGACAACGGCGACCAGTATGATATGAAAGACTATCACGTTTATGAAATGAAAGACACAGAAACTTATCCACGCGACTGTGGTTGTGTTTTCACTCTCAAGGACGTAAAGTGGGCAAGCAAGCAGCTTTGGGCTCCTGACTGTGCAGAAAAAGACGGAAAATATTTTTTCTATTTCCCAGCACGCGACAAGAATGGAATGTTCCGTGTAGGTGTTGCAGTTGGTGATAAGCCGGAAGGTCCTTTCACTCCAGAAGATGACTACATCCAGGGAACTTACAGTATTGACCCATGCTGTTTCCAGGATACAGACAATAAATACTATCTTACAATGGGTGGTCTCTGGGGAGGCCAGCTCGACCAGTACCGCAACAACAAATGGAGCGCAGACAATAAAGAACCACAGGGAAAAGAACCTGCTTGTACTCCAAAAATTGCTCTTCTCAAAGACAATATGACAGAACTTGCTGAAGAACTCCGCGACCTCGTAATCGTAGATGAAAATGGTGATCCACTTACTGGTGGTGATGATGTTCGCCGTTACTTCGAAGATCCATGGTTGTTCAAGAAGGGTGATACATACTACTTCACATACTCAACTGGTACTTCTCACCTCTTGTGCTATGCAACAAGTAAGAATGTTTACGGACCTTACACATACGGCGGATGTATTCTTTCTCCAGTTCTGGGATGGACAACACACCACTCAATTATTGAATACAACGGAAAATGGTACCTCTTCTACCATGACTGTGAGCGTTCAAAGGGTGTAAATCAGAAGCGTAACGTAAAGTTCCGCGAGCTTACATTCAAGCCAGACGGAAAAATTCAGACAATGGACGGATTTGACCGCTAA
- a CDS encoding BspA family leucine-rich repeat surface protein, with product MKKTMFIAVMAIMALLTVFTGCNNAANPVYEPEQQDGLAFVLKLPERPNQRAAYYDQSDAEWYEIQIRQNDNFINSTRGQPGEIVRLEVPREGWYTISVYAYNYNGTLIAEGYKETYISASDGELVITIMINPRKKQIGFYIEIIWAPAPDDEPYNETIGHPLRSGSEINDILKTITPCEYIETTDGKDKLCFYLAERFTRSEQPINTNYYLDMNNNVPVWYEAENKTIYYYIQGNDSLVLNPDSSYMFEGLNRLKSIDVDQFNTESVQYMDYMFANCESLTYLNPGHFNTQNVRSMNCMFMNCKSITKLPVDGFDTEKVLDMSYMFAGCESLPHIDISNFEMYQNPKIYGMFNNCSNLEFIYARPDTDWCKYINDIDIGIFFGCIRLPNYTDEKTSVRYAHIGNYNDCIGYFTER from the coding sequence ATGAAAAAAACTATGTTTATTGCTGTAATGGCAATAATGGCGCTGCTAACCGTTTTTACTGGTTGTAATAATGCTGCAAATCCAGTATATGAACCTGAGCAGCAGGATGGGCTGGCTTTTGTATTAAAATTACCAGAAAGACCTAATCAACGTGCTGCATATTATGATCAGTCAGATGCAGAGTGGTATGAAATACAAATTCGGCAGAATGATAATTTTATCAACTCGACACGTGGCCAACCTGGTGAAATTGTACGTCTCGAAGTTCCAAGAGAAGGCTGGTATACAATATCAGTATATGCATACAATTACAACGGAACATTAATTGCAGAAGGCTATAAGGAAACATATATTTCTGCATCCGATGGTGAATTAGTAATCACTATTATGATTAATCCTAGAAAAAAGCAAATAGGTTTTTATATTGAAATCATATGGGCACCAGCGCCAGATGATGAACCTTACAACGAAACCATTGGTCATCCATTGAGAAGTGGTAGCGAAATAAATGACATCTTAAAAACTATTACGCCTTGTGAATACATTGAAACGACAGACGGTAAAGACAAACTATGTTTTTATTTAGCAGAAAGATTTACGCGTAGTGAGCAACCAATCAATACAAATTATTATCTTGATATGAATAATAACGTTCCAGTATGGTACGAAGCAGAAAACAAAACAATTTATTACTATATTCAAGGCAATGATAGCCTTGTATTAAATCCTGATTCCAGCTATATGTTTGAGGGGTTAAACAGACTTAAATCAATTGATGTTGACCAATTTAATACAGAAAGTGTTCAATATATGGATTATATGTTTGCTAACTGCGAATCTCTGACATATCTTAATCCAGGTCATTTCAATACTCAAAATGTCAGAAGCATGAATTGTATGTTCATGAATTGTAAATCCATAACAAAACTACCTGTTGATGGTTTTGACACAGAAAAGGTGCTGGACATGTCTTATATGTTTGCCGGATGTGAATCACTACCTCATATTGACATAAGTAATTTTGAAATGTACCAGAATCCGAAAATTTATGGTATGTTTAATAATTGTTCAAACCTTGAATTTATTTATGCACGTCCTGATACTGACTGGTGTAAATACATAAATGACATAGATATTGGAATATTCTTTGGCTGTATCAGACTTCCAAACTATACAGATGAGAAAACTTCTGTCAGATATGCACATATAGGAAATTATAATGACTGTATAGGCTACTTCACTGAAAGATAA
- a CDS encoding glutamate synthase subunit beta has protein sequence MAKPTGFMDYKRVENGSVEPLVRITNFKEFHPKLDEKARREQAARCMNCGVPMCQSAMKLSGMVTGCPLHNYIPEWNDALYNGQFDMAAWRLLKTSSFPEFTGRVCPALCEKACNCGSPVVGESAVTVHDNELFIIEKAFETGYMKPEIPANRSGKKIAVIGAGPAGLACADWLNRRGHSVTVYEREDKAGGLLMYGIPNMKLDKKIVDRRIELMKAEGVEFVFNADVGHDYAASQILEDFDAVALCCGAKKARALAAAGMDKLNKGAAGGVMFAVDFLTAVTKSVVQTNEALEKIGTESTNDQIASALAAKSGIEVCGKNVVIVGGGDTGNDCCGSAIRLGASGVVQIEMMPCPPVERAANNPWPEWPKVLKVDYGAEESIAKFGHDPRVYETTVKEVISENGHITAVKTIEVEFKMIDGKRQLVERAGTEKTLPCDLLLVAAGFVGCEEYTANAFGVELGPRGTVASPAPENYATGTAKIFTAGDMHRGQSLVVWAISEGRECAKQIDEYLK, from the coding sequence ATGGCAAAACCAACAGGATTCATGGATTATAAACGTGTGGAAAACGGCAGTGTTGAGCCGCTTGTACGAATTACAAACTTCAAAGAATTCCACCCTAAACTTGATGAAAAAGCCCGCCGTGAGCAGGCTGCCCGCTGTATGAACTGCGGTGTTCCTATGTGCCAGAGTGCTATGAAGCTTTCCGGAATGGTTACCGGATGTCCGCTTCATAATTATATTCCAGAATGGAACGATGCTCTTTATAACGGCCAGTTTGATATGGCTGCATGGCGTCTTTTGAAAACTTCAAGTTTCCCTGAATTCACAGGCCGTGTTTGCCCAGCCCTCTGTGAAAAAGCCTGTAACTGTGGATCTCCTGTTGTAGGCGAGAGTGCCGTTACTGTTCATGACAACGAACTTTTTATCATCGAAAAAGCTTTTGAAACCGGATATATGAAGCCGGAGATTCCTGCAAATCGCAGTGGAAAAAAGATTGCTGTAATTGGTGCGGGCCCTGCAGGTCTTGCCTGTGCAGACTGGCTCAATCGTCGCGGCCACAGTGTTACAGTTTATGAGCGAGAAGATAAGGCCGGCGGACTTTTGATGTACGGTATTCCAAATATGAAACTCGACAAAAAGATTGTTGACCGCCGTATTGAACTGATGAAGGCAGAAGGTGTTGAGTTTGTTTTCAATGCTGATGTCGGCCACGATTATGCTGCTTCTCAGATTCTTGAAGATTTTGATGCAGTTGCTTTGTGCTGCGGTGCAAAAAAGGCGAGAGCCCTCGCGGCAGCAGGAATGGATAAGCTGAATAAGGGCGCTGCCGGTGGAGTTATGTTTGCCGTAGACTTCCTTACAGCAGTTACAAAGAGTGTCGTTCAGACAAATGAGGCTCTCGAAAAAATCGGAACAGAATCAACAAATGATCAGATTGCTTCTGCCCTTGCTGCAAAATCAGGTATTGAAGTTTGTGGTAAAAACGTTGTGATTGTAGGTGGTGGTGATACAGGTAATGACTGCTGTGGTTCTGCAATCCGTCTTGGAGCAAGCGGGGTAGTTCAGATTGAGATGATGCCTTGTCCTCCTGTTGAACGTGCCGCAAACAATCCATGGCCGGAGTGGCCAAAAGTACTTAAGGTTGATTACGGTGCAGAAGAATCAATCGCAAAGTTCGGTCACGACCCTCGTGTTTATGAAACAACTGTAAAAGAAGTTATTAGCGAAAACGGTCACATCACAGCTGTTAAGACAATAGAAGTTGAGTTCAAGATGATTGATGGAAAACGTCAACTTGTTGAACGCGCAGGAACAGAAAAAACTCTGCCTTGTGATTTGCTTCTTGTTGCTGCAGGCTTTGTTGGTTGTGAAGAATATACGGCAAATGCTTTCGGAGTTGAACTCGGACCTCGCGGTACAGTTGCTTCTCCTGCTCCTGAAAATTACGCAACAGGAACTGCAAAAATCTTTACCGCCGGAGACATGCACCGCGGCCAGTCACTGGTTGTCTGGGCCATTTCTGAAGGCCGTGAATGTGCTAAACAGATAGATGAATATTTGAAATAA
- a CDS encoding sugar kinase yields the protein MKLENAVIITNKTRLESLIERFNTKAQAKFYIEHSGGDFSDYEQEHMIFKESLAAVVEKLSVNFKCKVIDRSYLPNYIFSEKDLPVVVGQDGLVANTAKYVKGLPIFAINPDNSRYDGVLLPHNMKNFSEEIPRIISSRFNCDDITMAKATLNDGQTLLAFNDFFIGPASHISARYKITFGTENENQSSSGIIVSTGAGSTGWLSSICKQVSGMSNKRTEIDMTWDQDQLFFVVREPFESKYSDANIVSGYVDEAHPLIIESFMPQKGVIFSDGIEKDFLNFNSGAIVKIGLADTKAHIIV from the coding sequence ATGAAATTAGAGAATGCTGTAATTATCACAAATAAAACAAGGCTTGAGTCTTTAATTGAGAGATTCAATACTAAAGCTCAGGCTAAGTTTTATATTGAGCATAGTGGCGGAGATTTTTCAGATTATGAACAGGAGCATATGATTTTCAAGGAATCACTTGCTGCTGTTGTCGAAAAATTGTCCGTGAATTTTAAGTGTAAAGTAATAGACAGAAGTTATCTCCCGAATTATATTTTTTCAGAAAAGGATCTCCCTGTTGTTGTGGGACAGGATGGCCTTGTTGCAAATACTGCAAAATATGTAAAAGGTCTTCCGATATTTGCAATTAATCCAGATAATTCCAGATATGATGGAGTTCTGCTTCCGCATAATATGAAAAATTTTTCTGAAGAAATCCCAAGAATCATTTCTTCAAGGTTTAATTGTGATGATATAACGATGGCAAAGGCAACATTGAATGATGGCCAGACTCTTCTTGCTTTTAATGATTTTTTCATTGGTCCTGCATCACATATTTCTGCCAGATATAAAATCACTTTTGGAACAGAAAATGAAAATCAGTCATCGAGTGGAATTATTGTTTCTACAGGTGCAGGTTCAACCGGTTGGTTGAGTTCAATCTGTAAACAGGTATCTGGAATGTCTAATAAGCGCACTGAAATAGATATGACCTGGGATCAGGATCAGCTGTTTTTTGTTGTGCGAGAACCTTTTGAAAGCAAGTATTCAGATGCAAATATAGTTTCAGGTTATGTTGATGAAGCACATCCTTTAATTATTGAATCTTTTATGCCGCAGAAAGGTGTTATTTTCAGTGATGGTATAGAAAAGGATTTTCTGAATTTTAATTCCGGGGCAATTGTAAAAATCGGGCTTGCTGATACAAAGGCCCATATTATTGTGTAA